A DNA window from Camelina sativa cultivar DH55 chromosome 13, Cs, whole genome shotgun sequence contains the following coding sequences:
- the LOC104738296 gene encoding glycine-rich cell wall structural protein 1-like, whose translation MGLKSVTCLILSLVLLNLGVECVLGDGSVVGPARYRDDDCRWGRRCGGRGRFGRGGGRGFGGGGGLGGGAGHGGGFGAGGGIGGGAGGGIGGGGGAGGGGGGGIGGGSGHGGGFGAGGGVGGGAGIGGGIGGGGGAGGGGGGGVGGGSGHGGGFGAGGGVGGGAGGGIGGGGGAGGGGGGGIGGGSGHGGGFGAGGGVGGGGGVGGGVGGGGGAGGGGGGGVGGGSGQGGGFGAGGGVGGGAGGGAGGGGVGGGSGHGSGFGAGGGVGGGAGGGLGGGAGGGGGHGLGGGHGGGVGIGIGIGIGVGVGGGSGHGSGSGSGGGGGRH comes from the exons ATGGGGCTTAAGAGTGTTacttgtttgattctttctttggttttgctTAATTTGGGTGTCGAATGTGTTCTTGGAGATGGATCTGTGGTCGGGCCTGCGAGGTATAGAGATGATGATTGTAGGTGGGGCCGGAGGTGTGGTGGACGTGGCCGGTTTGGACGCGGTGGTGGCAGAGGGTTTGGTGGTGGGGGAGGTTTAGGCGGTGGTGCTGGACACGGTGGAGGGTTTGGAGCCGGAGGAGGAATTGGCGGTGGTGCCGGTGGAGGAATTGGTGGTGGAGGCGGAGCTGGGGGAGGTGGAGGCGGAGGTATTGGCGGCGGTTCTGGTCACGGCGGTGGGTTTGGAGCTGGAGGAGGTGTAGGCGGTGGGGCTGGTATAGGCGGAGgaattggtggtggtggtggagccggtggaggaggaggtgggGGTGTTGGGGGAGGATCCGGACACGGTGGAGGTTTTGGAGCCGGAGGAGGAGTTGGCGGTGGTGCCGGTGGAGGaattggtggtggtggcggagcTGGGGGTGGTGGAGGCGGAGGTATCGGCGGCGGTTCTGGTCATGGTGGTGGGTTTGGAGCTGGAGGAGGTGTAGGCGGTGGGGGCGGTGTAGGCGGAGGAGTTGGTGGCGGTGGTGGAgccggtggaggaggaggtggtggtgttGGGGGAGGATCTGGACAAGGTGGAGGCTTTGGAGCCGGAGGAGGGGTAGGAGGAGGGGCTGGCGGAGGTGccggaggag GTGGTGTGGGCGGTGGATCCGGTCACGGTAGTGGTTTTGGAGCTGGAGGAGGAGTTGGAGGTGGTGCCGGAGGAGGACTTGGCGGTGGTGCCGGAGGTGGAGGAGGACATGGTCTTGGCGGAGGTCATGGAGGAGGAGTCGGCATTGGGATTGGGATAGGAATAGGTGTTGGGGTTGGTGGAGGCTCCGGTCATGGTTCCGGCAGCGGAAGCGGTGGTGGTGGGGGTCGCCATTAA